The DNA window CAACCCGGCGGCAACGACACCTCCTGCCAGCAGCGCGCCTGGCGTGCCGGCGATCTCGACGAGGGGTCGCATGGCGGCCAGCGTCAGCGTGTCGGCCACGACAGGCGTTCGCATGACCTGACGGGTGAGGGCCAGGGCGCCGGCCAGCAGGCCCAGCGAAAGCCCCAGCGTGGGGAGCCCTGGTCTGAACGAGCGGGCCGCCGCGCAGGCTCCCAGGACGATGAGCGGCTCCACGTAGAACGTGTAGCGCTCGTGGATGCGGGCCGGATCGTCGAGGGTGACGGTGTGGCGAGCGGTCAGCGCGACGAGCAGCGCAGCGAGCGCAAGAATCCAGATGGAGAGGGCCCGGTCGGGCGCGGGACCCTCCCGGATCGATCGCACGGCGAACCACGCGAACAGGGCCACCGGCAGGAAGCCCACGGCCGCACCGATCGCCAGCAGGTTGCCCGCGGCGCTGGCGGCAAATCCGCCTGGATCCAGCGGCCGCCCCGCGAACCCTCCCGCGTACGTGCCGAACAGGCGCGTGACATCGAAAGGCCCGCCCCCTCCGGGCAGGGTCCCCATGGCAGCGATCGCCCCGAGGACGAACAGGCAGTAGACTCCCACGGGAAGCCAGGCGACGGCCGGCGCGCGTGGACCCCTTGCACCGGCAGCACGGCCGGCAAGCCACGTCAGGAACCACGTGGCCAGGAACGCCATCGGCACGACTGTCATGCCGTGCGGCTTGGTCAGGAAGGCCAGGCCGAGTGCAACTGCCAGCGCGAAGCGAGTGCGTGCAGCCGGCCTTTCGGCGAGCGCCACCAGCAGGTACGCTGCCCAGCACAGCAGCGGAAAGAACAGATTCTCGCTCATCGCGGCGGCCGACTGCAGGGCGTAGGGCGGCAACAGGGCCAGCGCGGTGGCCAGGGGTGCCGCGGCCAGGCCGAGCAAGCGAACGGCCAGCAGGTACAGCGGGATGGCCGCCAGGCCGAATAGCAGGGCGTTGGCGATCTGGATGGCCCGGAAGGCTGCGAGCGGATCGGCCAGAACCGTCGCAGGCGCGATGGCCAGCGGATAGAGGAAGGATGGAAACGCGATCGGGGCGCCGCGGAACAGGAAAGGAGTCCCGTCCGCGAATGCCTCGGCCAGCTTCGTGTAGAGCAATTCGTCGGTGAGGATGTAGGGGCCTGGTACCGCCTGGTGGCAAGCGAGGCGTACGACGACGGCCGCACCGAACACCACGGCGAGGCGTTGCCAGAGATTCAAGGGGCGATCGCTATCTGCGCCGCCTGGAGTTGCGTCGCTAGCTTCGCGGCCAGCCCTGCGCCGATCGTCTCCCAGGAGAAGCTAGCCCGAGCGTGGTCGCGGGCCCGGAGCGCCATGGCGGGCCCATCCCCGGCCGGCAGCGCTCGCAGCGCTTCCGGGAACTCGTGCAACTCGCACAGCACCGCGTGCTCGCCCGCCACGACGTCGAGGCCCCGCGCGCCGAAGGGCGTGGAGATCACGGGCAGGCCGGCCGCGAAGTAGTCGAGCATCTTCAAGTTCGTCCCCGACCCGACACCATGGGGTTCAGCGCCACGTCGGCGCAGGAGAGCAGGAAGGCCTTGAACGCATCGTCCACGACCCCGGCCGGCGCCACGTTGCCCGGCAGCGACC is part of the Candidatus Tanganyikabacteria bacterium genome and encodes:
- a CDS encoding glycosyltransferase family 39 protein, coding for MNLWQRLAVVFGAAVVVRLACHQAVPGPYILTDELLYTKLAEAFADGTPFLFRGAPIAFPSFLYPLAIAPATVLADPLAAFRAIQIANALLFGLAAIPLYLLAVRLLGLAAAPLATALALLPPYALQSAAAMSENLFFPLLCWAAYLLVALAERPAARTRFALAVALGLAFLTKPHGMTVVPMAFLATWFLTWLAGRAAGARGPRAPAVAWLPVGVYCLFVLGAIAAMGTLPGGGGPFDVTRLFGTYAGGFAGRPLDPGGFAASAAGNLLAIGAAVGFLPVALFAWFAVRSIREGPAPDRALSIWILALAALLVALTARHTVTLDDPARIHERYTFYVEPLIVLGACAAARSFRPGLPTLGLSLGLLAGALALTRQVMRTPVVADTLTLAAMRPLVEIAGTPGALLAGGVVAAGLLGYGWRALRVGRVRAAAGTLACYLVGLTTLALVAQHFASRHALRHLPLARWVEGRVPGPAVLAIVGSPEHLNAQLFVEFATRGPVRVFHDGLPLHHMNDAPVEREGSELQALSALPDGAAILTAGPSRLALPLLGERDGLLLYRKRGPVRETQAVTGRFPDRWTDGRCRIVETGLASVSTEASLRLLVDTANVPPALAPFPLTVADGTGKRTRVELPIGELRTVRILVTRRPDAPFEVELVTPTWSPAEAYRQADARRLGLRLHGAFFEASGADGNASVEEPEDQAP
- a CDS encoding glycosyltransferase is translated as MLDYFAAGLPVISTPFGARGLDVVAGEHAVLCELHEFPEALRALPAGDGPAMALRARDHARASFSWETIGAGLAAKLATQLQAAQIAIAP